In Thermomonas carbonis, a single genomic region encodes these proteins:
- the paoC gene encoding aldehyde oxidoreductase molybdenum-binding subunit PaoC: MKFDAPSGANLFDKAKVVGKSTPRIDGPLKATGTAPYAYERHDVIANQVYGDVVGAGIAKGRISSMDVTQARAAPGVLAIITAPATKPVGKGIGNNAPLFGGRDVTHYHQAIACVVAETFEQARAAAGLIKTRYDVGKGGRFDFPRLAPSAPLAKGREGKPDKQTLGDFDAAFAAAPVTIDATYQTADESHSMMEPFATIAAWEGDKLTLWTANQMIQWAQDSMGKILGIDPKNVRVDSPYIGGGFGGKLFIRADAVLAALAAKEVGRPVKIALQRPLIANNSTHRPATIQRLRIGAGRDGKITAIAHENWSGNINGEDGENGTYQTPKLYAGANRLVANYTAALDLPEGNAMRAPGEAPGHMALEVAMDELAEQLGIDPIELRVRNEPDRVPGDPTKKFSDRNLVRCLREGAERFGWNRRNAKPAQVRDGHWLVGMGVSAGYRAAPITKSAARVRLDGEGHVVVETDMTDIGTGSYTILAQTAAETMGVPLDRVKVILGDSDLPASSGSGGQWGAASSTAGVYAACVSLRRKIGEKLGFDGDAATFADGRIRAGERTFALKDAGELSAEDQMEIGEFMKEYDVGTYASHFCEVGVHAYTGETRIRRMLAVCDGGRILNPLSARSQVIGGMVMGAGATLMEELVVDKRFGFFINHDLAGYEVPVHADIPHQDVVFLDTLDAVISPMKAKGVGELGICGVAGAIANAVYNATGVRVRHYPITLDKLIGQLPPIA, from the coding sequence ATGAAATTCGACGCACCATCGGGCGCCAACCTGTTTGACAAGGCGAAGGTGGTCGGCAAGTCGACGCCGCGCATTGACGGCCCGCTCAAGGCCACCGGCACCGCGCCGTATGCCTACGAGCGCCATGACGTGATCGCCAACCAGGTCTATGGCGACGTTGTCGGTGCCGGCATCGCCAAGGGCCGGATCAGCTCGATGGATGTGACGCAGGCGCGCGCCGCGCCCGGCGTGCTGGCGATCATCACCGCACCCGCGACCAAGCCCGTGGGCAAGGGCATCGGCAACAACGCACCCCTCTTCGGCGGCCGCGACGTGACCCACTACCACCAGGCGATCGCCTGCGTGGTCGCCGAGACCTTCGAGCAGGCACGCGCCGCCGCGGGCCTGATCAAGACCCGCTACGACGTCGGCAAGGGCGGACGCTTCGACTTCCCGCGCCTCGCGCCGTCTGCGCCGTTGGCGAAGGGACGCGAAGGCAAGCCCGACAAGCAGACGCTCGGCGATTTCGATGCGGCATTCGCTGCCGCGCCGGTCACGATCGATGCGACCTACCAGACCGCCGACGAAAGTCACTCGATGATGGAGCCGTTCGCCACCATCGCCGCGTGGGAGGGCGACAAGCTCACGCTATGGACCGCGAACCAGATGATCCAGTGGGCGCAGGACAGCATGGGCAAGATCCTCGGGATCGACCCGAAGAACGTCCGTGTCGACTCGCCGTACATCGGCGGCGGCTTCGGCGGAAAACTGTTCATCCGCGCCGATGCCGTGCTCGCCGCGCTGGCCGCCAAGGAAGTCGGCCGCCCGGTGAAGATCGCCCTGCAGCGCCCGCTCATCGCCAACAACAGCACGCATCGACCGGCGACCATCCAGCGCCTGCGCATCGGTGCCGGTCGCGACGGCAAGATCACCGCGATCGCGCACGAGAACTGGTCGGGCAACATCAACGGCGAGGATGGCGAGAACGGCACCTACCAGACGCCGAAGCTGTATGCGGGCGCGAATCGCCTGGTCGCCAACTACACCGCCGCGCTCGACCTGCCGGAAGGCAATGCGATGCGCGCTCCTGGCGAAGCGCCGGGGCATATGGCGCTGGAAGTGGCGATGGACGAGCTCGCCGAACAACTCGGCATCGATCCGATCGAATTGCGCGTGCGCAACGAGCCGGACCGCGTGCCGGGCGATCCGACCAAGAAGTTCTCGGACCGGAACCTGGTGCGTTGCCTGCGCGAGGGCGCAGAGCGCTTCGGCTGGAACCGTCGCAATGCCAAGCCGGCGCAGGTGCGCGATGGCCACTGGCTGGTCGGGATGGGCGTGTCGGCGGGCTATCGCGCGGCACCCATCACCAAGTCCGCGGCGCGGGTGCGGCTGGATGGCGAGGGCCACGTCGTCGTCGAAACCGACATGACCGACATCGGCACCGGCAGCTACACGATCCTCGCGCAGACCGCGGCGGAGACGATGGGCGTGCCGCTGGATCGGGTGAAGGTGATCCTCGGCGACTCCGATCTGCCTGCGTCGTCGGGGTCCGGCGGCCAGTGGGGCGCTGCAAGTTCCACCGCCGGCGTGTATGCGGCCTGCGTCAGCCTGCGCCGCAAGATCGGCGAGAAGCTCGGCTTCGATGGCGATGCGGCGACGTTCGCGGACGGGCGCATCCGCGCCGGCGAGCGCACGTTCGCGCTGAAGGATGCCGGCGAGCTGTCCGCCGAAGACCAGATGGAGATCGGCGAGTTCATGAAGGAATACGACGTCGGCACCTATGCCAGCCACTTCTGCGAAGTCGGCGTGCATGCCTACACCGGCGAGACGCGAATCCGTCGCATGCTCGCTGTCTGCGATGGCGGCCGCATCCTCAATCCGCTGTCGGCGCGCAGCCAGGTCATCGGCGGCATGGTGATGGGCGCGGGCGCGACGCTGATGGAGGAACTCGTCGTCGACAAGCGCTTCGGCTTCTTCATCAACCACGACCTGGCCGGCTATGAAGTGCCGGTGCATGCCGACATCCCGCACCAGGACGTGGTGTTCCTGGATACGCTCGATGCGGTGATCTCGCCGATGAAGGCGAAGGGCGTCGGTGAATTGGGCATCTGCGGCGTGGCCGGCGCGATCGCCAATGCCGTCTACAACGCCACCGGCGTGCGCGTGCGCCACTACCCGATCACGCTGGACAAGTTGATCGGGCAACTGCCGCCGATCGCCTGA
- a CDS encoding XdhC family protein, translating to MEPPASRHIATGDAFDPLTVGASPGHAFLAAGNPRTVLEAAAASIRRGDRGVLALVLETEGSTYAGVGDLVLFDDDLQVGWLSGGCLEPQLAKRARDVADSGGIDLVEIDTRSDDDLLAGSALGCRGRLRIAMLPLRSMPGVDALIDAWLHGGVSLLARISTDAEVEFQAGSQRAQWRLRNEHQAWPGDARSWRLLLQRLPRLLVLGAGPETSTLIPLLRELGWFACLAERRSRWSVMGHSADAHLQLAPASAIHDVTPDAVLVMHHDFELDREALDALAGTDIDFIGLLGPRRRRDDLFKLLAPNQCESLVPRLRSPVGLDLGGRGPEAIALSIAAQLQQWRVVAASA from the coding sequence TTGGAGCCGCCCGCGAGCCGGCACATCGCTACCGGCGATGCGTTCGATCCGTTGACCGTGGGCGCGTCGCCGGGGCATGCGTTCCTTGCCGCCGGCAATCCGCGCACGGTGCTGGAAGCGGCGGCGGCCTCGATCCGTCGCGGCGATCGCGGTGTGTTGGCGCTGGTGCTCGAGACCGAAGGCTCCACCTATGCCGGTGTCGGCGACTTGGTGCTGTTCGACGATGACCTGCAGGTCGGCTGGCTGAGCGGCGGCTGCCTGGAGCCGCAGCTTGCGAAACGCGCACGCGATGTCGCCGATAGTGGCGGCATCGACTTGGTCGAGATCGACACCCGCAGCGACGACGATCTGCTGGCCGGGTCTGCCCTGGGTTGCCGCGGCCGCCTGCGCATCGCGATGCTGCCGCTGCGGTCGATGCCGGGTGTCGATGCGCTCATCGATGCGTGGTTGCACGGCGGCGTTTCGCTGCTCGCACGCATCAGCACCGATGCCGAAGTCGAATTCCAGGCGGGCTCGCAGCGCGCGCAGTGGCGACTCCGCAACGAGCATCAGGCTTGGCCGGGCGATGCAAGATCGTGGCGACTATTGTTGCAGCGGCTTCCGCGCTTGCTGGTGCTTGGCGCGGGTCCGGAAACATCGACGCTGATCCCGCTGTTGCGCGAATTGGGATGGTTCGCATGCCTTGCGGAGCGGCGTTCGCGCTGGAGTGTCATGGGGCATTCGGCGGATGCGCACCTGCAACTCGCGCCCGCTTCGGCGATTCACGACGTGACGCCCGATGCCGTGCTGGTCATGCACCACGACTTCGAGCTGGACCGCGAAGCACTGGACGCACTTGCCGGCACCGACATCGACTTCATCGGCCTGCTCGGCCCGCGCCGCCGCCGCGATGATCTGTTCAAGCTGCTGGCACCGAATCAGTGCGAATCGCTGGTGCCGCGCCTGCGTTCGCCGGTGGGTCTCGATCTCGGCGGCCGCGGCCCGGAGGCGATCGCACTGAGCATCGCCGCGCAACTGCAGCAATGGCGGGTCGTGGCGGCGTCGGCGTGA
- a CDS encoding nucleotidyltransferase family protein gives MAGRGGVGVSQSHAVVVLAAGGSTRLGQPKQLLTRDRETLVHRAVRLALQTAPAQVLVAVGAQADVIAENVADLQCEIVRNAEWQSGMAGSLHAAGTRLIKDIQRVLVLVCDQPGLERQHLDALLEGAGAAESGCAATVHGDTLGVPAVIPRGWFGSMQMAGDRGFGVRLGQQRAAGVFQLEAPELGMDIDNLHDLACARKQAWLDDE, from the coding sequence ATGGCGGGTCGTGGCGGCGTCGGCGTGAGCCAATCGCATGCCGTGGTCGTGCTGGCGGCGGGCGGCAGCACACGCCTCGGCCAACCCAAGCAATTGCTGACCCGCGACCGCGAGACGCTGGTACATCGCGCCGTGCGCCTGGCGTTGCAAACAGCGCCCGCGCAGGTGCTGGTCGCAGTGGGCGCACAGGCGGATGTCATCGCAGAGAACGTGGCTGATTTGCAGTGCGAAATCGTTCGCAATGCCGAGTGGCAGTCCGGAATGGCGGGCAGCCTGCATGCCGCGGGAACCCGTCTGATCAAGGACATTCAACGGGTGCTGGTGCTCGTCTGCGATCAGCCGGGACTGGAGCGCCAGCATCTTGATGCCTTGCTCGAAGGCGCTGGTGCAGCGGAAAGCGGCTGTGCCGCCACCGTGCACGGCGATACGCTGGGCGTGCCCGCCGTGATCCCGCGGGGCTGGTTCGGATCCATGCAGATGGCGGGCGACCGCGGCTTCGGCGTCCGCCTTGGACAGCAGCGTGCGGCTGGCGTTTTTCAGCTGGAAGCGCCGGAACTCGGCATGGACATCGACAACCTCCATGACCTCGCGTGCGCGCGAAAACAGGCCTGGTTGGACGATGAATGA
- a CDS encoding HU family DNA-binding protein, translating to MAAKKAAPAKKAAPAKKAAAKPAAPKPIKETMSKSGLVAHLAEASAVAAKDVRAVLAALEGAIHGSVNKKGAGAFVFPGILKITAVKVAAKPKRKGINPFTKEEVWFAAKPASTKLKVRPLKKLKDAAL from the coding sequence ATGGCAGCGAAGAAAGCGGCTCCGGCCAAGAAGGCCGCTCCGGCCAAGAAAGCAGCAGCGAAGCCCGCAGCACCGAAGCCGATCAAGGAAACCATGAGCAAGTCCGGCCTGGTCGCGCACCTGGCCGAAGCCAGCGCCGTGGCAGCCAAGGACGTCCGCGCCGTGCTGGCCGCGCTGGAAGGCGCGATCCACGGGTCGGTCAACAAGAAGGGCGCCGGTGCATTCGTGTTCCCGGGCATCCTGAAGATCACTGCGGTGAAGGTTGCGGCCAAGCCGAAGCGCAAGGGCATCAATCCCTTCACCAAGGAAGAAGTCTGGTTCGCCGCCAAGCCGGCTTCGACCAAGCTGAAAGTGCGTCCGCTGAAGAAGCTCAAGGACGCGGCGCTCTGA